The proteins below come from a single Triticum aestivum cultivar Chinese Spring chromosome 5D, IWGSC CS RefSeq v2.1, whole genome shotgun sequence genomic window:
- the LOC123124586 gene encoding transcription factor WRKY19 has protein sequence MQRSRGCAPGGEHGWAAADGGMQLQRRERELVAQLHELLFPSTSSGASSCSGLAADLYWEHGSPQVKATASCGGGKRRGGRKRVREDERHEEGQGQRGGAATATKATTRCRRKKQGATTTTLVTTVPDFDGYQWRKYGQKQIEAAKHPRNYYRCTNSTNQGCPAKRTVQRNDDDGSDHGRPRYTVVYISEHSCKATESAAVPVILETTVRTDTAAAPDVAVVPGSSSGAISSETQSPASSSDITWSSGGSDGGANVPPRERDDYSRLFAIEDDCWGWNASPPAPAAAAALLQEMDFDGPIRSPVHVAAADGSWISDLFVNEPPFVLNSCHLFGL, from the exons ATGCAGAGGAGCAGAGGTTGTGCCCCGGGCGGTGAGCACGGCTGGGCAGCGGCGGACGGCGGGATGCAGCTGCAGCGCCGGGAGAGGGAGCTGGTGGCGCAGCTGCACGAGTTGCTGTTCCCGTCCACGTCGAGCGGCGCGTCCTCGTGTTCTGGTCTTGCAGCTGACTTGTATTGGGAGCACGGCAGCCCGCAGGTGAAGGCAACCGCGTCGTGCGGCGGAGGCAAACGGCGCGGGGGTCGCAAGAGAGTCCGGGAGGATGAAAGGCACGAGGAGGGGCAAGGACAACGCGGTGGTGCTGCGACTGCGACGAAGGCTACTACTCGTTGCAGGAGGAAGAAGCAAGGGGCAACGACGACGACGCTCGTCACGACGGTGCCGGATTTCGACGGCTACCAGTGGAGGAAGTACGGCCAGAAGCAAATCGAAGCGGCCAAGCACCCTAG GAATTACTACCGATGCACCAACAGCACGAACCAGGGCTGCCCGGCCAAGCGAACGGTGCAGCGCAATGACGATGACGGCAGCGACCATGGACGGCCGAGGTATACGGTGGTGTACATCTCGGAGCACAGCTGCAAGGCGACCGAGTCCGCGGCCGTGCCGGTGATCCTCGAGACCACCGTCCGCACCGACACCGCAGCAGCTCCAGACGTCGCCGTCGTTCCCGGTAGCAGCTCTGGTGCTATCAGTTCTGAGACTCAAtcgccggcaagctcctcggaTATCACATGGAGCagcggcggcagcgacggcggtGCCAATGTGCCGCCGAGAGAGCGCGACGATTATTCGCGTCTGTTCGCTATCGAGGATGACTGCTGGGGGTGGAacgcgtcgccgccggcacccgctgctgctgctgcgttGCTCCAGGAGATGGACTTCGACGGGCCGATCAGGTCGCCGGTGCACGTCGCGGCAGCGGACGGAAGTTGGATTAGCGACTTGTTCGTGAACGAACCACCATTTGTTCTCAACAGCTGCCATTTGTTTGGCCTCTAG